From the genome of Nicotiana sylvestris chromosome 2, ASM39365v2, whole genome shotgun sequence, one region includes:
- the LOC138885211 gene encoding uncharacterized protein — protein MRLRPLMQLSQIQFQFTIEMLQFYLIQVGKRSLALDVQALANRIVRLDISDPSCVLACIVARSSLFERIRDRQYDDPHLLSLRDTVRHGGAKQVIAGDDGVLRMESHICVPNLDGLRELILEEDHSSRYSIHSSPAKMYQDLRHHYWWRRMKKDIIAYVSRCLNCQQVKYEH, from the exons ATGAGGCTAAGGcctctgatgcagttatcacagatacagtttcagtttacaatagagatgcttcagttctatttgatccaag ttggtaagagatcgcttgctttggatgttcaagctttagCTAATCggattgtgaggttggatatttctgatccTAGTTGTGTGCTAGCTTGCATAGttgctcgttcttcgttatttgagcgtatccgagatcgacagtatgatgatcctcatttgctttcccttagggacacggtgcgaCATGGGGGTGCAAAGCAGGTTATAgctggagatgatggagttttgaggatggagagtcatatttgtgtgcctaatctggatggacttcgtgagttgattctagaagaggaccatagttctcggtactctattcattcgagCCCCGCTAAAATGTACCAGGATTTGcggcatcattattggtggaggaggatgaagaaggatattattgcgTATGtatctcggtgtttgaattgtcagcaggtaaagtacgagcattaa